The DNA region GACGCATCCGTCGATGGGGCATACGTGCGAGCAGAGGCCACAGCCGACGCAGAGCTCTTCATCCACGGTGGGCTCGCGCTTCTTCGCGTCCCATTTAACCGCCTGGTACGCTGCGTCCCTGCAGGAGATGTGGCAGAGGCCGCAGCCGATGCAGAGATCCTTATCAATGCTGGAAACGAGCCGGTAGCTGCGGCTGAGCGATTCATGCGTGGTCATCTTTTGTGCGGCGAGGCCGACCATCTCGGCGATGGAGCTGAAGCGGTGATCCTCCATGTAGTTGGCCAGCCCCTCGCAGAGGTCCTCGATGATCCGGTAGCCCCAGTGCATCGCGGCGGTGCAGACCTGAACGGTGGTCGCGCCGAGCAGGATAAACTCAGCGGCGTCGCGCCACGTGCTCACCCCGCCGATCCCCGATACGGGGCAGTGTGTGGCTTTGAAGATCTCGCAGACAGCCCTGAGCGCGATCGGCTTCATCCCCGGCCCGGAGCACCCGCCGTAGGTGCTGAAGCCGTTCACCGACGGAAACGGCTCGATTTTATCGAGGTCCACGCCGAGGAGGCCCGCGACGGTGTTGATCGCGGATATCGCGTCGGCGCCGCCGGCCTGTGCGGCCTTCGCGGTCACCTTGATATCCGTGATATTTGGCGTGAGCTTGATCATCACCGGAATGCGCGCAACGTCCTTGACCCACTGGGTGATGTGCTTGGTGATCTCGGGGTCCTGGCTGCATACGCTCCCCATGCCGCGCTCGGGCATGCCGTGCGGGCACCCGAGGTTGCACTCTATCATGTCCGCCCCGGCGTCCTGCACGCGCCTGGTGAGCTCATGCCAGTCCTTTTTCACCGATCCGGCGGCCATGATGCTCCCGATGACGATGTGCGACGGGTAGCGCCTTTTTATCTGGCCCATTTCCTTGAGCCAGACCTTCAGGCCGCGGTCGGTGGTGAGCTCTATGTTCTGGAGGACCGCCATCCGCTTCTTTTCATAGGTGAGGGAGGCGAGACGAGGCGCCACATTGATAACCGGTTCCCCCTCGGGGACGACGGTTTTGATGACCGCGCCCGCCCACCCCGCATCGAAGGCGCGCATGATCATCTCTCCCGTCGTCGTGGGGGGGGCAGAGGCGAGGATAAACGGGTTTTTGAATTGCAGGCCGCAGAAGTCGACGCTGAGGAGCTCAGATACGGTTGTGGTTGCCATGATGCCTCCTGTATTTCGTCGCGTGTCGCCCGTGACTCGCGGCTCGGGCATGCGCACTATCTCCCGACTCACGTCTCATCGCTTATGCGGTGACTCGATAGCGAGCTTGTCCCGCCGAAGGTCCCGAGCTGCTGTTTCGAGGGAACCGAAGTCGAGGGGATTGCTCGATAGCTTCTGTTATCTCCTCTTGAGGTACCTGTCAATCGCTTCCGCGGCAGTCTTGCCGGCCGCGACTGCCTCGACGGCTGTCGCCCCCCCATTCACGGCGTCTCCGCCCGCAAAGACGCCCGGGATGCTGGTGAGGCCGTTTTTCTTCGTCTTTATACATCCATGTTTATCCG from Candidatus Auribacterota bacterium includes:
- the preA gene encoding NAD-dependent dihydropyrimidine dehydrogenase subunit PreA; translation: MATTTVSELLSVDFCGLQFKNPFILASAPPTTTGEMIMRAFDAGWAGAVIKTVVPEGEPVINVAPRLASLTYEKKRMAVLQNIELTTDRGLKVWLKEMGQIKRRYPSHIVIGSIMAAGSVKKDWHELTRRVQDAGADMIECNLGCPHGMPERGMGSVCSQDPEITKHITQWVKDVARIPVMIKLTPNITDIKVTAKAAQAGGADAISAINTVAGLLGVDLDKIEPFPSVNGFSTYGGCSGPGMKPIALRAVCEIFKATHCPVSGIGGVSTWRDAAEFILLGATTVQVCTAAMHWGYRIIEDLCEGLANYMEDHRFSSIAEMVGLAAQKMTTHESLSRSYRLVSSIDKDLCIGCGLCHISCRDAAYQAVKWDAKKREPTVDEELCVGCGLCSHVCPIDGCVVLKESKVPLKKQL